From the genome of Halomonas sp. I5-271120, one region includes:
- the mreD gene encoding rod shape-determining protein MreD: MAAMGLRGYLLVWSTLLLALCLQVMPLADKWLMWRPDWLGLMLVFWCMVMPRRIGVFHGFVLGILLDLIEGSPLGLNALALSLLAFLVALVCQRMRAYSLVQQAVLIFVLLGIVQLVDQWLMTLFGPFSIHLAFLLPSLIGAVLWPWLFTMLQALRRRFAVS, translated from the coding sequence ATGGCTGCCATGGGACTGCGCGGATACCTGCTGGTGTGGTCGACCTTGCTGCTGGCACTGTGCCTGCAGGTCATGCCGCTCGCCGACAAGTGGCTGATGTGGCGGCCCGATTGGCTGGGTCTGATGCTGGTCTTCTGGTGCATGGTGATGCCCCGGCGCATCGGGGTCTTTCACGGTTTCGTGCTGGGCATTCTGCTTGATCTTATCGAGGGTTCGCCGCTTGGTCTGAATGCCCTGGCGCTGTCACTCTTGGCCTTTCTGGTTGCCCTGGTCTGTCAGCGCATGCGCGCCTATTCGCTGGTGCAGCAGGCGGTGCTGATCTTTGTGCTGCTCGGCATCGTGCAACTGGTCGATCAGTGGTTGATGACCCTGTTTGGTCCCTTTTCCATTCATCTGGCCTTCCTGCTGCCGTCATTGATCGGCGCTGTCCTGTGGCCCTGGCTGTTCACCATGCTGCAGGCCCTGCGCCGTCGCTTTGCCGTGTCCTGA
- the yjgA gene encoding ribosome biogenesis factor YjgA has translation MSIETPADHDGRQSKTQRKQEMQALQALGEKIIALSDAWRARLPLSDELLAAIEETARIRSHEGRRRHMQYIGKLMRREDVAGIQAVFDEFEQEQLRRDHAFHRLEGLRDRLIDDDEALEPFIVDHPDVDRQALRQLIRNARRERDQEKPPASARKLFKLIRDTAGL, from the coding sequence ATGTCAATTGAAACGCCCGCCGACCACGACGGTCGGCAAAGCAAGACCCAGCGCAAACAGGAAATGCAGGCCCTGCAGGCGCTGGGCGAGAAGATCATCGCCCTCTCCGACGCATGGCGTGCGCGGCTACCTCTCTCCGATGAGCTGCTGGCGGCTATCGAGGAAACCGCGCGCATCCGCTCCCATGAGGGGCGTCGCCGACATATGCAGTACATCGGCAAGCTGATGCGTCGCGAGGACGTGGCCGGCATCCAGGCGGTCTTCGACGAGTTCGAGCAGGAACAGCTGCGGCGTGATCACGCTTTCCACCGCCTGGAAGGTCTGCGTGACCGGCTGATCGACGATGATGAGGCCCTCGAGCCCTTCATCGTTGACCACCCCGACGTCGACCGACAGGCGCTGCGCCAGCTGATCCGCAACGCACGCCGCGAGCGTGACCAGGAGAAGCCGCCAGCCAGCGCGCGCAAGCTGTTCAAGCTGATTCGCGATACGGCCGGCCTGTAA
- a CDS encoding nucleoside triphosphate pyrophosphatase, producing MLCLASASPRRLELLASIDVDCEVRPVDIDETPLPGELPRDYVCRLARVKALAGAVLSELPVLGSDTAVVLDGEILGKPRDRAHALEMLAALSGNTHEVLTGVAVSGPQGLLDICVTTRVTLRAISAAEAAAYWATGEPRDKAGGYGIQGRAAVFVSHIEGSHSAVVGLPLYETAELLARQGVALWMSGQAAVS from the coding sequence ATTCTGTGTCTGGCCTCGGCGTCCCCGCGCCGACTCGAGCTATTGGCGTCGATCGACGTTGACTGTGAGGTGCGCCCGGTCGATATCGACGAGACGCCGTTGCCGGGAGAGCTTCCCCGTGACTATGTCTGTCGCCTGGCGCGCGTAAAGGCGCTTGCCGGTGCAGTCCTCTCTGAACTTCCGGTGCTAGGGTCGGATACGGCGGTGGTGCTCGACGGCGAAATCCTCGGCAAGCCCCGCGACCGCGCCCATGCCCTCGAGATGCTGGCGGCGCTCTCTGGCAACACCCATGAAGTGCTTACGGGGGTGGCGGTGAGTGGCCCTCAGGGACTGCTGGATATCTGCGTCACGACCCGGGTCACCCTGCGTGCGATCAGTGCCGCTGAGGCGGCCGCCTATTGGGCGACCGGCGAGCCCCGGGACAAGGCCGGGGGGTATGGCATTCAGGGCCGGGCAGCGGTGTTCGTGTCCCATATCGAAGGCAGTCATAGCGCCGTGGTTGGCCTGCCGCTTTATGAAACCGCCGAACTGCTTGCGCGCCAGGGCGTGGCGCTGTGGATGAGTGGCCAGGCAGCTGTGTCATAA
- the pmbA gene encoding metalloprotease PmbA: MTQAFDAAAQQALLESRAQAALDQARSLGADACEVGASVDQGIGVSVRLGEVETVELSRDQGIAVTVYVGKRKGTASSSDAGEASIRAAVDQAMAIARHTGEDGFAGLAPAELMARELPDLDVHHPWPLTTDEAIERALACEAAGRAVEGISKSEGADLSSGEGVRVYANSHGFLGSQRGSRHSLSCMLIAEDDNGMQRDYDYSSERDPRKLASAEAIGASAAERTLRRLGAQRPVTGRFPVMFDPSLAGGLIGHLMGALAGGALYRESSFLCDRLGDSLFPDWFSLFERPREMGAMASSPFDNDGVYTRDNVFIDQGRIASYMLSAYSAKRLNMTTTGNAGGARNLRLEAPLESRDALLAKMDRGVLVTELMGQGVNGVTGDYSRGAAGFWVENGRIQYPVEEFTIAGSLPKMFAGLIGVGDDIDTRGSVHSGSWLIDEMTIAGG, from the coding sequence ATGACTCAGGCTTTCGATGCCGCCGCCCAGCAGGCATTGCTGGAGTCCCGGGCCCAGGCCGCGCTCGACCAGGCGCGCTCCCTGGGGGCCGATGCCTGCGAGGTGGGGGCCAGCGTCGATCAGGGAATCGGCGTCAGCGTGCGCCTTGGTGAGGTGGAAACCGTCGAGCTGTCCCGTGATCAGGGCATCGCGGTGACCGTCTATGTGGGCAAACGCAAGGGCACGGCATCGTCGTCGGATGCCGGCGAAGCCTCCATCCGCGCCGCCGTGGATCAGGCCATGGCCATCGCGCGCCACACCGGTGAGGACGGCTTTGCCGGCCTGGCGCCGGCCGAACTGATGGCCCGCGAGCTGCCGGACCTCGATGTCCACCATCCCTGGCCGTTGACCACCGATGAAGCCATCGAGCGCGCCCTGGCCTGCGAAGCGGCCGGCCGGGCGGTGGAAGGGATCAGCAAGTCCGAGGGTGCGGACCTCTCCAGCGGCGAAGGCGTGCGTGTCTATGCTAATAGCCACGGTTTTCTCGGCAGCCAGCGCGGCAGCCGCCACTCGCTGTCCTGCATGCTGATCGCCGAGGACGACAACGGCATGCAGCGCGACTATGACTACTCCAGCGAACGTGACCCCCGCAAGCTCGCCAGCGCCGAGGCAATCGGTGCCTCGGCCGCTGAGCGCACCCTGCGGCGCCTGGGGGCCCAGCGCCCGGTGACCGGTCGCTTCCCGGTGATGTTCGACCCCAGCCTGGCCGGCGGCCTGATCGGCCATCTGATGGGAGCGCTGGCCGGTGGTGCCCTGTACCGCGAGTCCTCTTTCCTTTGTGATCGGCTCGGCGACAGTCTCTTTCCGGACTGGTTCAGCCTCTTTGAGCGGCCCCGGGAAATGGGCGCCATGGCCAGCAGCCCCTTCGACAATGACGGCGTCTACACCCGTGACAATGTGTTCATCGACCAGGGGCGCATCGCCAGCTATATGCTCTCGGCTTACAGCGCCAAGCGGTTGAACATGACCACTACCGGTAATGCCGGCGGGGCGCGAAATCTGCGTCTAGAAGCGCCGCTCGAGAGCCGTGATGCGCTGCTTGCGAAAATGGATCGTGGTGTGCTGGTCACCGAGCTGATGGGGCAGGGGGTCAACGGCGTGACCGGTGACTACTCGCGCGGTGCCGCGGGCTTCTGGGTCGAGAATGGCCGCATCCAGTATCCGGTTGAGGAATTCACCATTGCCGGCAGCCTGCCGAAGATGTTCGCGGGACTGATCGGGGTCGGCGACGATATCGATACTCGCGGTAGCGTGCATAGCGGCAGTTGGCTGATCGATGAGATGACGATCGCCGGCGGTTAA
- a CDS encoding YhdP family protein, which translates to MSPFRLLSRWALTTVAILLALLAVLLLSLRLAAGELDRFRPEVESLLSNRFNAELDMGQLSGGFHGLDPSLSLDNLTLVSRTEPARPLLEIDSARLRLDGVASLLGMPRVDDANIRGVTVHLYQNPDRSWQWPQPAELPPEIIPDGRFTLERLDYWVGVLLRQRLAVENVRVVLHGLDRRLAFDAPRLLMAGDAGRAHIEGQLHVADNPDATLTAVLEVLPGQGGLADFNAALQARMELDHLVELAGVLSRNEPLKVDEARGEAKLWGRWRHGALEDVRLDVDVPRLRLSHEQRPLDLQDIRVTGQWLRGDDGWQAWLNTQGDAETDVTVSNASAPAGAGVTSDGESLGSGDGSGQASEQGSEPGLEDVAVEGAGQKPDATLPPADETVAIGKADAAGRPLPRHWQASGDGDGWWLNTSAFDLAALAAWRERAPLPEGLQRVLARLAPRGQVGGLKVGQRDGHWRAFGELYDVAVDPWQGAPGGGPLDAWVEAEDLSGHIRFADTGDEPASLNFPDVFAAPMALSSASGKVSWAYQGDGVSVTGRDLAVGWHGAPVTGSFDLEVGRTEPGHLALDLAFADVDASSGDLLDWLPVKALPPELTEWLGRGVAGFVDDGSLSLNLPLVDDVRTEDVDLSLALDIRDGTLPFAPGWPALNGVKGQLRLENQRLSADVEKASLVGLQAQDAAVSLNGEHLEVSGQAEGSTTALLDFLAAIPGLDIGREDWNGQGNVTGKVDLAMDLGAPDALSLDVNASVDEPRLGLEPVGLNVFNVNGDVEYRYRDGRGGLYGELGARAFEGPLLARFDGDAQTMTLNGRALARGLLEWAGTPYLAPLVSGYFPYTLRMPVNGEKPTVTLDSRLEGLALNLPDPFGKTASETVPLTLSIDRARERGEMVLRDRARMRWRNAPMGAQGQLWLENWPLEPGWQRDPGWSVQWHTNRLPVSPWIDALTGLSLQHLSGGQGTAAGSLDAIDLSTPCLSLNNHCLGTLQASADALGGGNWRMALDGSIAKGEADYRPSAARPINVDLSRLSLDGLWPAPEAPTQVFDEVAVAPAPTPLPDWLDAVPDGRLRVAEMTRLGSTLGPLNLSWKASPSQLVLAPLGLTLGQVSARGELIWEAAGSDSSLTRSRLRLDGGDLGTALATLGQDVPIRNAETHVESQLAWPGAPWQFALVRSRGSLDVKLLDGRFLNLQSGSAKLIGLLNFDNLLRRLRLDFSDVTGQGTAFDRVNGSATLYGGILETYGPVQIEAPATQFSLEGQVDLARRELDQRLAITVPVTQALPVAALVAGGPVIGGAVFLAQRLFGRAIDRVTRIHYRVQGPWTDPRISLESAE; encoded by the coding sequence ATGAGCCCGTTTCGCCTCCTGTCGCGCTGGGCATTGACCACCGTTGCCATCCTGTTGGCCTTGCTCGCCGTTTTGCTGCTGTCACTGCGTCTGGCGGCCGGCGAGCTGGATCGCTTTCGCCCAGAAGTCGAGAGCCTGCTCTCGAATCGATTCAACGCCGAGCTCGACATGGGGCAGCTTAGCGGTGGCTTTCACGGCCTCGATCCGTCGCTGAGCCTCGATAACCTTACCCTGGTCTCACGCACCGAGCCGGCGCGGCCGCTGCTCGAAATCGACAGTGCGCGCCTGCGCCTCGACGGCGTCGCCAGCCTGCTCGGCATGCCCCGGGTCGATGATGCCAACATTCGCGGCGTCACCGTGCATCTCTACCAGAACCCGGATCGCAGCTGGCAATGGCCGCAGCCCGCTGAGCTGCCGCCGGAAATCATCCCTGATGGCCGTTTTACGCTCGAGAGACTCGACTATTGGGTCGGGGTTCTGCTGCGCCAGCGCCTGGCAGTCGAGAACGTGCGCGTCGTGCTGCACGGGCTTGATCGTCGCCTGGCGTTCGATGCGCCCCGTCTGCTGATGGCCGGTGATGCCGGTCGTGCCCATATCGAGGGCCAGCTGCACGTGGCCGACAATCCCGATGCGACCCTGACGGCGGTGCTCGAGGTATTGCCTGGCCAGGGAGGACTGGCTGATTTCAATGCCGCCCTGCAGGCGCGTATGGAACTCGATCACCTGGTGGAACTGGCCGGGGTGCTCAGCCGCAATGAGCCACTGAAGGTCGATGAGGCGCGCGGTGAGGCCAAGCTGTGGGGGCGCTGGCGGCACGGCGCCTTGGAGGATGTGCGGCTGGATGTGGATGTGCCCAGGTTGCGCCTGAGTCACGAGCAGCGGCCGCTGGATCTTCAGGATATTCGTGTCACCGGCCAGTGGCTGCGGGGAGACGACGGCTGGCAGGCCTGGTTGAACACCCAGGGCGATGCGGAAACCGATGTGACGGTATCGAACGCCAGCGCGCCTGCTGGCGCCGGCGTCACGTCTGATGGAGAATCACTTGGTTCTGGAGATGGCTCCGGGCAAGCTTCTGAGCAAGGCTCTGAACCAGGTTTGGAGGATGTGGCCGTTGAGGGCGCTGGTCAAAAGCCAGACGCCACCCTGCCGCCCGCCGATGAGACAGTCGCCATAGGCAAGGCTGACGCCGCCGGTCGGCCCTTACCCAGGCACTGGCAGGCTAGCGGAGACGGCGATGGCTGGTGGCTTAACACCAGCGCGTTTGATCTCGCCGCCCTGGCGGCATGGCGTGAACGCGCTCCCTTGCCCGAGGGCCTGCAGCGGGTCCTTGCTCGCCTGGCGCCGAGAGGGCAGGTGGGCGGCCTCAAGGTGGGACAGCGCGACGGCCATTGGCGCGCTTTCGGCGAGCTTTATGATGTCGCGGTCGATCCCTGGCAGGGCGCACCGGGCGGAGGCCCCCTGGATGCCTGGGTCGAGGCAGAGGATCTGTCCGGCCATATCCGCTTCGCCGACACCGGAGACGAGCCGGCTTCGCTAAATTTCCCTGATGTCTTTGCGGCGCCGATGGCGCTATCGTCGGCCTCCGGGAAGGTCAGTTGGGCCTACCAGGGCGATGGCGTCAGCGTCACCGGCCGTGACCTGGCGGTCGGATGGCACGGTGCGCCGGTGACAGGCAGCTTCGATCTGGAAGTGGGGCGCACCGAACCCGGTCATCTGGCCCTGGACCTTGCCTTTGCCGATGTCGATGCCTCCAGTGGCGATCTACTTGACTGGTTGCCGGTCAAGGCACTTCCCCCGGAACTCACCGAGTGGCTGGGGCGTGGCGTCGCTGGTTTCGTCGATGACGGCAGCCTGTCGCTGAACCTGCCTCTGGTCGATGATGTTCGCACCGAAGACGTGGACCTGTCGCTTGCGCTGGATATTCGTGATGGCACCCTGCCATTCGCACCCGGCTGGCCGGCACTCAATGGTGTCAAAGGTCAACTGCGCCTTGAGAATCAGCGGCTGTCGGCCGACGTCGAAAAAGCCAGCCTGGTCGGCCTACAGGCTCAGGATGCGGCAGTCAGCCTGAACGGTGAGCATCTCGAGGTTTCCGGTCAGGCCGAGGGCAGCACCACGGCGCTGCTGGACTTTCTCGCGGCGATTCCCGGCCTGGATATCGGCCGGGAAGACTGGAACGGCCAGGGCAATGTCACCGGCAAGGTCGATTTGGCAATGGATCTCGGTGCTCCCGATGCGCTGTCGCTGGATGTTAACGCCAGCGTTGATGAGCCTCGCCTGGGCCTAGAGCCCGTGGGGCTTAACGTCTTCAACGTGAATGGCGATGTTGAGTATCGTTATCGCGATGGTCGGGGAGGGTTATACGGCGAGCTTGGTGCCCGGGCCTTCGAGGGCCCGTTGCTGGCACGCTTCGACGGCGATGCCCAGACGATGACGCTGAATGGTCGGGCCCTGGCCCGCGGCCTGCTGGAATGGGCAGGCACGCCGTACCTGGCGCCATTGGTGAGTGGCTATTTCCCCTACACGCTACGCATGCCGGTCAATGGCGAGAAGCCGACCGTGACGCTGGATAGTCGCCTCGAGGGGCTCGCGTTGAACCTGCCGGATCCCTTTGGCAAGACGGCCAGCGAGACGGTGCCGCTGACGCTTAGCATTGACCGGGCTCGCGAGCGGGGCGAGATGGTCCTGCGCGATCGCGCACGGATGCGCTGGCGCAACGCTCCAATGGGGGCTCAGGGACAGCTTTGGCTTGAGAACTGGCCGCTCGAGCCTGGCTGGCAGCGAGACCCTGGCTGGTCGGTGCAGTGGCATACCAACCGACTGCCGGTATCGCCATGGATCGACGCGCTGACCGGGCTGTCGTTGCAGCACCTGAGCGGCGGTCAGGGCACGGCCGCAGGCTCACTGGATGCCATTGACCTGTCCACGCCTTGTCTGTCGCTGAACAACCACTGCCTGGGAACCCTGCAGGCGAGCGCCGATGCGCTGGGCGGCGGCAACTGGCGCATGGCGCTGGATGGCAGCATCGCCAAGGGCGAGGCCGACTATCGTCCATCCGCGGCCAGACCCATCAATGTAGACCTTTCGCGGCTGTCGCTCGACGGCCTGTGGCCGGCCCCAGAGGCCCCCACCCAGGTGTTCGACGAAGTCGCCGTTGCACCAGCGCCGACACCACTGCCGGACTGGCTCGATGCCGTGCCTGACGGCCGGTTGCGGGTGGCCGAGATGACGCGGCTTGGCAGCACCCTGGGGCCCCTGAATCTGAGTTGGAAGGCTTCGCCGTCTCAGCTTGTTCTTGCCCCGCTTGGCCTGACGCTTGGTCAGGTGAGTGCGCGGGGCGAGCTGATCTGGGAAGCCGCCGGATCCGACTCGAGCCTGACGCGTTCTCGCCTGCGCCTGGATGGCGGTGACCTGGGCACGGCGCTGGCCACACTTGGCCAGGACGTGCCGATTCGCAATGCCGAGACTCACGTCGAGTCGCAGCTAGCCTGGCCTGGAGCGCCCTGGCAATTTGCGCTGGTGCGTTCCCGCGGGAGTCTCGATGTCAAACTGCTCGATGGCCGCTTCCTCAACTTGCAGTCGGGCTCCGCCAAGCTGATAGGGTTGCTCAATTTCGATAACCTGCTGCGCCGCCTGCGGCTGGATTTCTCCGATGTCACCGGGCAGGGCACGGCCTTCGATCGTGTCAACGGCAGTGCGACGCTGTATGGTGGGATTCTCGAGACCTATGGTCCCGTGCAGATCGAAGCGCCGGCGACGCAGTTCAGTCTCGAGGGTCAGGTTGACCTGGCGCGACGTGAACTCGATCAGCGCCTTGCGATCACAGTACCAGTGACACAGGCGTTGCCGGTGGCGGCGCTGGTGGCCGGTGGTCCGGTCATCGGCGGGGCCGTCTTCCTCGCTCAGCGCCTGTTCGGTCGTGCCATCGACCGCGTGACCCGAATCCACTACCGCGTGCAAGGTCCTTGGACCGATCCGCGGATTTCTCTGGAAAGTGCCGAATGA
- the mreC gene encoding rod shape-determining protein MreC, whose amino-acid sequence MLLCAVLALTLMFAEHQLSRVEALRAQLSTVVAPIQWLVSLPSDVLSWGSLAMSDQRALVDENRQLRQQLLTLSHRVQRMASLTAENVRLRELLNATQRDDIPFLTAELLSLDSDPFTQQMVVDRGRRDGVYVGQPVMDASGLVGQVTSVSAYTSRVLMVADANHAMPVQVNRNGLRFIIQGTGRFDAMRVLHVPDTADIREGDLLVSSGLAGRFPVGYPVARVSEVAHDPGKPFATVMATPVAKLQRARHFLLLFPPDVDVAAGDSLWTDDFDLDPLPKELMR is encoded by the coding sequence ATGCTGCTGTGTGCGGTGCTGGCACTAACGTTGATGTTTGCCGAACATCAATTGTCGCGGGTCGAAGCCTTGCGGGCACAGCTGTCGACCGTGGTTGCGCCCATACAGTGGCTGGTCAGCCTGCCCAGTGATGTCCTGTCATGGGGCTCGCTCGCGATGTCTGATCAGCGCGCCCTTGTCGATGAGAATCGCCAGCTTCGTCAGCAGTTGCTGACCCTGTCACATCGTGTCCAGCGGATGGCCAGCCTGACCGCAGAAAACGTGCGGTTGCGCGAACTCCTGAACGCCACCCAGCGCGATGATATTCCCTTTCTCACCGCGGAACTCCTGTCGCTGGATTCAGACCCCTTCACCCAACAGATGGTCGTCGATCGCGGCCGTCGCGATGGGGTCTATGTGGGGCAGCCGGTGATGGATGCTTCCGGGCTGGTGGGGCAGGTCACCTCGGTCTCGGCCTATACCAGCCGGGTGCTGATGGTGGCCGATGCCAATCATGCGATGCCGGTGCAGGTAAACCGCAACGGGCTGCGGTTCATCATTCAGGGCACGGGGCGCTTTGACGCCATGCGCGTACTGCATGTGCCCGACACCGCCGATATCCGCGAAGGCGACCTGCTGGTGTCCTCGGGACTCGCCGGTCGCTTCCCGGTCGGCTATCCGGTGGCACGAGTCAGTGAGGTGGCGCATGACCCTGGCAAGCCCTTTGCTACGGTGATGGCCACGCCGGTGGCGAAGCTGCAACGCGCCAGGCACTTCCTGCTGCTGTTTCCACCGGATGTCGATGTCGCCGCCGGGGATTCGCTTTGGACGGACGACTTTGACCTCGATCCTCTGCCCAAGGAGTTGATGCGCTGA
- the tldD gene encoding metalloprotease TldD, translating into MMLKSSELSSQDMLDTAVSTLLAPGGLDLAALDTGLGHALGPGVDFADLYFQRSWHESWVLEDGEVKDASYNIDGGVGVRAMSGEKTGFAYSNQVSADALRETGRTASGIARSGSRLTQVAPQLTAASQRYAGIDPLSGLSAEEKIAMLKEADRVARAADSAVSQVSASLTGVHEVVLVRASDGTLGADIRPLVRLNVSVIAVRDGRRERGSAGGGGRYPMARLRDEGAPKRFATEAVRQALVNLEAIDAPAGQMPVVLGAGWPGILLHEAVGHGLEGDFNRKGSSAFAGRMGERVAAPGVTVVDDATLSDRRGSMSIDDEGTPGQYTPLIEDGVLTGYMQDKLNARLMGMSPTGNARRESYAHMPMPRMTNTYMLAGKDDPADILKSVKRGIYAVSFGGGQVDITSGKFVFSASEAYLIEDGKITAPVKGATLIGNGPEAMGRVSMIGHDLELDTGIGVCGKEGQGVPVGVGQPTLKLDELTVGGTDS; encoded by the coding sequence ATGATGCTCAAGTCCTCCGAACTCTCTTCCCAGGACATGCTGGACACTGCCGTCAGCACCCTGCTGGCCCCAGGTGGCCTCGACCTGGCGGCGCTCGATACCGGCCTCGGTCATGCCCTGGGGCCCGGCGTCGACTTTGCCGATCTCTACTTTCAACGCAGCTGGCACGAGAGCTGGGTGCTGGAAGATGGCGAGGTCAAGGATGCCAGTTACAACATCGATGGCGGCGTCGGCGTGCGCGCCATGTCCGGCGAAAAGACCGGCTTTGCCTATTCCAACCAGGTCAGCGCCGATGCGCTTCGCGAAACCGGGCGCACCGCGTCCGGCATCGCGCGTAGCGGCTCGCGGCTGACCCAGGTCGCCCCGCAATTGACCGCCGCTTCGCAGCGCTATGCAGGGATCGATCCGCTGTCCGGCCTCTCGGCGGAAGAGAAGATCGCGATGCTCAAGGAAGCCGACCGGGTCGCCCGCGCGGCGGACTCGGCGGTCAGCCAGGTCAGCGCCTCCCTGACCGGCGTGCACGAGGTGGTGCTGGTGCGCGCCAGTGACGGCACCCTGGGCGCGGATATTCGCCCTCTGGTGCGTCTCAATGTCAGCGTGATCGCCGTGCGTGACGGTCGCCGCGAACGCGGCAGCGCCGGTGGTGGCGGCCGCTACCCGATGGCGAGACTGCGCGACGAGGGCGCACCCAAGCGCTTCGCTACCGAAGCCGTGCGACAGGCGCTGGTCAATCTCGAGGCCATCGACGCCCCGGCCGGCCAGATGCCGGTAGTGCTGGGCGCGGGCTGGCCCGGCATTCTGCTGCATGAGGCGGTGGGACACGGCCTCGAAGGCGACTTCAACCGCAAGGGCAGCTCGGCGTTCGCCGGCCGCATGGGCGAGCGGGTCGCCGCCCCCGGCGTGACCGTAGTCGACGATGCGACCCTGAGCGATCGCCGCGGCTCGATGAGCATCGACGACGAAGGTACGCCGGGTCAGTACACGCCGCTGATCGAAGACGGTGTGCTGACCGGCTACATGCAGGACAAGCTGAATGCACGCCTGATGGGCATGTCGCCCACCGGCAACGCGCGCCGTGAATCCTATGCCCACATGCCCATGCCGCGCATGACCAACACCTACATGCTGGCCGGAAAGGACGATCCCGCGGATATCCTCAAGAGCGTCAAGCGGGGCATTTATGCGGTCAGCTTCGGCGGTGGTCAGGTGGATATCACCTCGGGCAAGTTCGTGTTCTCGGCGAGCGAAGCCTACCTGATCGAGGACGGCAAGATCACCGCGCCGGTCAAGGGCGCGACCCTGATCGGCAACGGCCCCGAAGCCATGGGCCGTGTCTCGATGATCGGCCATGACCTTGAGCTCGATACCGGTATCGGCGTCTGCGGCAAGGAAGGGCAGGGCGTTCCGGTGGGGGTTGGTCAGCCAACCCTGAAGCTCGATGAGCTGACCGTCGGCGGCACCGATTCGTGA
- the rng gene encoding ribonuclease G has translation MSGEVLINLTPMETRVAVVENGVLQEAFIERSGRRGIVGNIYRGKVVRVLPGMQAAFVDIGIDRAAFIHAHEVMAPNTPLDEQVSISQLLQEGQPLVVQATKDPIGSKGARLTTHLSVPSRYLVYMPDSPHNGVSQRIEDEGERERLRQLTESCQAEQDIEVTGGFIIRTAAEGVTRDELYADMHFLLRLWRKVSERKHTAGIPSVIYDDLPLFIRTLRDVMRDEIERVRIDSRENFQKLVEFAREFMPGNESRIEYYPGERPIFDLYSVEDEIQKALGRKVQLKSGGYLVIDPTEAMTTIDVNTGGYVGHRNLEETIFKTNLEAATAIARQLRLRNLGGIIIIDFIDMDDTEHQRQVLRMLEKSLERDHAKTKCTGVTELGLVQLTRKRTRESLEQTLCEACPVCHGRGTLKTPESVCYEIFREILREDRAYSAETYMVLAAQAVVDRLLDEESASVADLEVFIGKTIRFQVEAHYSQEQYDIVLM, from the coding sequence ATGAGCGGTGAAGTACTGATCAATCTAACGCCCATGGAAACGCGCGTGGCAGTGGTCGAGAACGGCGTCCTGCAGGAAGCCTTTATCGAGCGCAGCGGGCGAAGGGGCATCGTCGGCAATATCTATCGGGGCAAAGTGGTGCGGGTGCTGCCCGGCATGCAGGCCGCCTTCGTCGACATTGGCATCGACCGCGCCGCCTTTATTCATGCTCACGAGGTCATGGCGCCCAACACGCCGCTCGACGAGCAGGTGTCGATCAGTCAGTTGCTCCAGGAGGGCCAGCCGCTGGTGGTGCAAGCCACCAAGGACCCGATTGGCTCGAAAGGCGCACGGCTTACCACTCATCTTTCCGTGCCCTCGCGCTATCTGGTCTATATGCCGGACTCGCCCCACAACGGCGTCTCCCAGCGCATCGAGGACGAGGGCGAGCGGGAGCGCCTGCGTCAGCTGACCGAGTCCTGCCAGGCCGAGCAGGATATCGAGGTCACCGGCGGCTTCATTATTCGCACCGCCGCCGAAGGCGTGACCCGAGACGAGCTCTACGCCGATATGCACTTCCTGCTACGGCTGTGGCGCAAGGTCAGCGAGCGCAAGCACACCGCCGGTATTCCCAGCGTGATTTACGATGACTTGCCGCTGTTCATCCGCACCCTGCGCGATGTGATGCGCGACGAGATCGAGCGGGTGCGCATCGATTCCCGGGAAAACTTCCAGAAGCTGGTCGAGTTCGCCCGCGAGTTCATGCCCGGTAACGAATCGCGCATTGAGTACTATCCCGGCGAACGGCCGATCTTCGATCTCTACAGCGTCGAGGACGAAATTCAGAAGGCCCTGGGGCGCAAGGTGCAGCTGAAGTCCGGAGGCTATCTGGTGATCGATCCCACCGAGGCGATGACCACCATCGACGTCAACACCGGCGGCTATGTCGGCCATCGCAACCTCGAGGAGACGATCTTCAAGACCAACCTCGAGGCTGCCACGGCGATCGCTCGCCAGTTAAGGCTCAGAAACCTCGGCGGGATCATCATCATCGACTTCATCGACATGGATGACACCGAGCATCAGCGCCAGGTGCTGCGCATGCTCGAAAAGTCGCTTGAGCGTGACCATGCCAAGACCAAGTGCACCGGCGTCACCGAGCTTGGCCTGGTGCAGCTGACCCGCAAGCGCACCCGCGAGAGCCTCGAGCAGACCCTCTGCGAAGCCTGTCCGGTGTGTCATGGCCGTGGCACCCTCAAGACACCGGAGTCGGTGTGTTATGAGATCTTTCGCGAGATACTGCGCGAAGATCGTGCTTACAGCGCCGAGACCTATATGGTGCTGGCCGCCCAGGCGGTGGTTGATCGCCTGCTCGACGAGGAGTCGGCCTCGGTTGCCGACCTGGAAGTGTTTATCGGCAAAACCATACGTTTTCAGGTGGAAGCCCACTATTCTCAGGAACAGTACGATATCGTGCTGATGTAG